The Helianthus annuus cultivar XRQ/B chromosome 15, HanXRQr2.0-SUNRISE, whole genome shotgun sequence genomic sequence GAGGATTTCCACTCAATAGTGTCACCACAATGCCCACCCGTAACTCCCGCCAGACGAGACCCACCTACATCGACCCCTGTCGGGTCAAACCCGCCAACAAAAGTTTCCATCACAACCGTTGGAGGTCTAGCGGAAATAGCTTTCAGGCGGTACCGCTCAGCTCTAGATCCAATAACCTGTCCAAGAATAGAGGCTGCAATAGTAAACGCCATGGCTGTTTTCGGCATTAAGACCGACTTTCTAAGCATGCCTATAAAAGGAACCGCTGCATGAACCGCTACAAACCAAGAAGGTGAGAATTTTTCGGTGTGTTCTCGCCAAACCCCTAATGGAACATTAGCCGCCATGCCCAGAACCCCAATCGCGAGTATCTTTGCAGGCAGAGGTTGTGGTCTGAGGTTCTTTGCAAAGGCGGTGCGTGCTATAGCCGCCCGAGCCGCCACGATTGCAGGCGGACACTGGTATTTTATGCCAGATGGCGGTTTAAATGCCTTGGCCACAAGTGGTAGAACGTTACTCACTGCCCTGTATGACTTAGCAATTGGACAATTCCCGCTTTGCAACCACTCCT encodes the following:
- the LOC110913027 gene encoding uncharacterized protein LOC110913027, which codes for MIFFCRKLADESSPSQDDIVRCPFLRNINEPTNFSFSSSMAFSIPARGTKGPIFEDGPSFDTAFRLFHGQNGVVPLSEGSLQFTQKVKPEHVSQQFNPLAAKAATISLSGFGGSFGFDAFNEMFKNQQKKHKSSKKDSSQKGDSKHEAMGEEWLQSGNCPIAKSYRAVSNVLPLVAKAFKPPSGIKYQCPPAIVAARAAIARTAFAKNLRPQPLPAKILAIGVLGMAANVPLGVWREHTEKFSPSWFVAVHAAVPFIGMLRKSVLMPKTAMAFTIAASILGQVIGSRAERYRLKAISARPPTVVMETFVGGFDPTGVDVGGSRLAGVTGGHCGDTIEWKSSPLQVAGPSA